Proteins encoded by one window of Lepeophtheirus salmonis chromosome 10, UVic_Lsal_1.4, whole genome shotgun sequence:
- the LOC121125494 gene encoding growth hormone secretagogue receptor type 1, whose translation MNNSNSNDNSDSVELLYLPEYTAVLSLIFCSLIVGIGVLGNALVILVISTSKVLRSSTNIFLLNLSIADLLVLVTCTPTVIVELVIRKDAWILGKTLCYLVPFVELAMAHTSVLIILAITGERYYAICLPLHAGSICRKSKAWILCGISWTFAFGCTAPVLATIEYSNEGDSPYCLTNVDTIWAKVYFYAMLILFFCIPLILLMFIYKRISDNLVSSSNQINFRESKAVVKSRKQVVVMIATVVFVFFACLFPFKVLTLWIVVSPHEIFDIISIETYYNLLYFCRIMFYINSAINPILYNIMSTKFREGFKRAFQCCIFKTSFIFMNDNPSGNFTKSQNTFTSSISSDNRGNGSKKSIVYIEERKIIVIPADGYDEEESTRKKKRKQNLRETHL comes from the exons ATGAACAATTCAAATAGCAATGATAATAGTGACTCAGTTGAGCTTCTTTATCTACCTGAATACACTGCCGTCCTAAGTCTTATATTTTGCTCGCTTATTGTGGGCATTGGTGTTCTGGGCAATGCTCTTGTCATCCTTGTCATATCCACTTCAAAAGTACTTCGAAGTTCCACaaacatatttcttttgaatttatcaATTGCTGATCTCTTGGTCCTTGTCACCTGCACTCCAACTGTGATTGTGGAGCTCGTCATTCGAAAAGATGCGTGGATCCTTGGAAAA acATTATGCTACTTGGTTCCATTTGTGGAACTCGCTATGGCCCATACAAGTGTCCTCATTATATTAGCAATCACAGGAGAGCGTTACTATGCAATTTGCCTCCCTCTTCATGCGGGTTCTATATGTCGAAAGAGCAAGGCCTGGATACTCTGTGGAATATCCTGGACGTTTGCGTTTGGGTGTACGGCTCCTGTACTAGCGACCATAGAGTATAGCAACGAAGGAGATTCCCCCTATTGTCTTACGAATGTGGATACAATTTGGGCAAAAGTATATTTCTATGCAATGCTCATCCTGTTCTTCTGCATTCCTCTGATACTACTGATGTTTATTTACAAACGCATTTCCGACAATCTCGTATCCTCATCTAACCAAATA aaCTTTCGGGAGAGCAAAGCCGTTGTCAAAAGTCGTAAACAAGTTGTCGTCATGATCGCCACTGTCGTGTTTGTGTTCTTTGCTTGCTTATTTCCCTTTAAAGTCCTCACACTCTGGATTGTCGTGTCCCCCcatgaaatttttgatattatatccATCGAAACCTACTATAATCTCCTTTACTTCTGTCGTATCATGTTCTACATCAACTCTGCCATCAATCCCATTCTCTATAACATCATGTCCACAAAGTTCCGAGAGGGGTTTAAACGAGCTTTTCAATGCTGCATTTTTAAAACgtctttcatttttatgaatgatAATCCCTCGGGCAACTTTACCAAATCTCAAAATACATTCACGAGCTCAATCAGCTCTGACAACCGGGGGAATGGAAGTAAGAAAAGTATTGTCTAcattgaagaaagaaaaatcattgtaattCCTGCTGATGGATACGATGAGGAAGAGTCCACTcggaagaagaagagaaaacaGAATTTAAGAGAAACGCATCTATAA